One stretch of Streptomyces sp. A2-16 DNA includes these proteins:
- a CDS encoding 3-hydroxyacyl-CoA dehydrogenase NAD-binding domain-containing protein has protein sequence MSTQSTTIRWEQDRTGLVTLVIDDPNQSANTMNQAFRDSLAVITDRLEAEKDTIRGVIITSAKKTFFAGGDLRDLIRVTPGTAQELFDGGLAIKRNLRRIETLGKPVVAAINGAALGGGYEIALACHHRIALDAPGSKIGCPEVTLGLLPGGGGVVRTVRLLGIADALLKVLLQGTQYAPQQALQNGLVDDVATTQDELLAKARAFIEANPESQQPWDRPGYRIPGGTPAHPKFAANLPAFPANLRKQTNGAPYPAPRNILAAAVEGAQVDFETAQVIEARYFVELAAGQTSKNMIQAFFFDLQAVNSGANRPKGVTPRQVRKVAVLGAGMMGAGIAYSCARAGIDVVLKDVSPQAAAKGKAYSEKLCAKAVSRGRTTQEKAQALLARITPTADPQDLAGCDAVIEAVFEDTSLKHKVFQEIQHIVEPDALLCSNTSTLPITALAEGVERQSDFIGLHFFSPVDKMPLVEIIKGERTGEEALARAFDLVRQIKKTPIVVNDSRGFFTSRVIGHFLNEGVAMVGEGIEPASIEQAAAQAGYPAKVLSLMDELTLTLPRKIRKETRQAVEEAGGTWTPHPAEAVIDRMVDEFGRTGRSGGGGFYDYGDDGKRIGLWPGLREHFTRVGGEAARTVPFEDMQERMLFSEALDTVRLLEEGVLTSVADANIGSVFGIGFPGWTGGVLQYINGYEGGLPGFVARANELAARYGDRFTPPALLVEKAEKGERFSDE, from the coding sequence ATGAGCACTCAGTCCACGACCATCCGCTGGGAACAGGACCGCACCGGCCTCGTCACCCTCGTCATCGACGACCCGAACCAGTCCGCGAACACCATGAACCAGGCGTTCCGCGACTCCCTCGCGGTGATCACCGACCGCCTGGAGGCCGAGAAGGACACCATTCGCGGTGTCATCATCACCTCCGCCAAGAAGACCTTCTTCGCCGGCGGCGACCTGCGCGACCTCATCCGGGTCACGCCCGGGACCGCGCAGGAGCTCTTCGACGGCGGCCTCGCGATCAAGCGCAACCTGCGCCGCATCGAGACCCTCGGCAAGCCGGTGGTCGCCGCGATCAACGGCGCGGCCCTGGGCGGCGGTTACGAGATCGCCCTGGCCTGCCACCACCGCATCGCCCTGGACGCGCCCGGCTCCAAGATCGGCTGCCCCGAGGTCACGCTCGGCCTCCTCCCCGGAGGCGGCGGAGTCGTCCGTACGGTCCGCCTCCTCGGCATCGCCGACGCCCTGCTGAAGGTCCTGCTCCAGGGCACGCAGTACGCCCCGCAGCAGGCCCTGCAGAACGGCCTGGTCGACGACGTGGCCACCACGCAGGACGAACTCCTCGCCAAGGCCCGCGCGTTCATCGAGGCCAACCCCGAGTCCCAGCAGCCCTGGGACAGGCCCGGCTACCGCATCCCCGGCGGCACGCCCGCCCACCCGAAGTTCGCGGCGAACCTGCCCGCCTTCCCGGCGAACCTCCGCAAGCAGACCAACGGCGCGCCCTACCCGGCCCCGCGCAACATCCTCGCGGCCGCGGTGGAGGGCGCCCAGGTCGACTTCGAGACCGCGCAGGTCATCGAGGCGCGCTACTTCGTCGAGCTGGCCGCGGGCCAGACGTCCAAGAACATGATCCAGGCGTTTTTCTTCGACCTCCAGGCGGTGAACTCCGGCGCGAACCGGCCCAAGGGCGTTACACCGCGGCAGGTCCGCAAGGTGGCCGTGCTCGGCGCCGGGATGATGGGCGCGGGCATCGCGTACTCGTGCGCCCGCGCGGGCATCGACGTGGTCCTGAAGGACGTGTCGCCGCAGGCGGCGGCCAAGGGCAAGGCCTACTCGGAGAAGCTCTGCGCGAAGGCGGTCTCCCGGGGCCGTACGACCCAGGAGAAGGCGCAGGCCCTCCTGGCCCGCATCACGCCCACGGCGGATCCCCAGGACCTGGCCGGCTGCGACGCCGTCATCGAGGCCGTCTTCGAGGACACGTCGCTCAAGCACAAGGTCTTCCAGGAGATCCAGCACATCGTCGAGCCGGACGCGCTGCTGTGCTCCAACACCTCGACGCTGCCGATCACCGCGCTCGCCGAGGGCGTGGAGCGCCAGAGCGACTTCATCGGCCTGCACTTCTTCTCACCGGTCGACAAGATGCCGCTGGTCGAGATCATCAAGGGGGAGAGGACGGGCGAGGAGGCGCTGGCCCGCGCCTTCGACCTGGTCCGTCAGATCAAGAAGACGCCGATCGTCGTGAACGACTCGCGGGGCTTCTTCACCTCCCGCGTGATCGGCCACTTCCTCAACGAGGGCGTGGCGATGGTCGGCGAGGGCATCGAGCCCGCCTCGATCGAACAGGCGGCGGCGCAGGCGGGCTACCCGGCGAAGGTCCTCTCCCTGATGGACGAACTGACGCTGACGCTCCCGCGCAAGATCCGCAAGGAGACCCGGCAGGCGGTGGAGGAAGCGGGCGGCACCTGGACGCCCCACCCCGCGGAGGCGGTCATCGACCGCATGGTCGACGAGTTCGGGCGCACCGGCCGCAGCGGCGGCGGGGGGTTCTACGACTACGGCGACGACGGCAAGCGGATCGGCCTCTGGCCGGGCCTGCGCGAGCACTTCACGCGCGTGGGCGGGGAGGCCGCGAGGACAGTGCCCTTCGAGGACATGCAGGAACGCATGCTCTTCTCCGAGGCCCTGGACACGGTCAGGCTTCTGGAGGAGGGCGTCCTGACCTCCGTCGCCGACGCCAACATCGGCTCCGTCTTCGGCATCGGATTCCCCGGCTGGACGGGCGGCGTCCTGCAGTACATCAACGGCTACGAGGGCGGCCTCCCCGGCTTCGTGGCCCGCGCGAACGAACTGGCGGCCCGCTACGGCGACCGCTTCACGCCTCCCGCCCTGCTGGTGGAGAAGGCGGAGAAGGGGGAGCGGTTCAGCGACGAGTGA
- a CDS encoding MerR family transcriptional regulator, whose translation MTTDPSPDADADADAGGDAEEPALTVDELAARAGVTVRTVRFYGTRGLLPPPVIGPRRVGHYGREHLARLALIEELQHQGMTLAAIERYVQQLPADLSAHDLAIHRAVVASWAPDVVERVTHGELQRRAGRALSDDDLERLTAMDVVRRDGDGYLVDLGLLRLGVGLLDVPLSQEAILASRKVLIEHSRAAAHELSQLFRGEVAQRGAQDVRSLSAHMEPLVVQALLTTFQRSLREELREWTSEVGGAS comes from the coding sequence ATGACGACCGACCCCTCCCCCGATGCGGATGCCGACGCCGATGCCGGGGGCGATGCCGAGGAGCCGGCCCTCACCGTCGACGAGCTGGCCGCGCGGGCGGGGGTCACGGTCCGCACGGTCCGTTTCTACGGCACGCGGGGGCTGCTGCCGCCGCCGGTGATCGGTCCGCGCCGGGTCGGTCACTACGGCCGCGAGCACCTCGCGCGTCTCGCGCTGATCGAGGAGCTCCAGCACCAGGGGATGACCCTGGCGGCGATCGAGCGGTACGTGCAGCAGCTGCCGGCCGACCTGAGCGCGCACGACCTGGCGATCCACCGGGCCGTAGTGGCCTCCTGGGCCCCGGACGTGGTGGAGCGGGTGACGCACGGGGAGTTGCAGCGGCGGGCGGGGCGGGCGCTGAGCGACGACGACCTGGAGCGGCTCACCGCGATGGACGTCGTACGGCGGGACGGTGACGGCTACCTGGTCGACCTGGGTCTGCTCCGGCTCGGGGTCGGGCTCCTCGACGTGCCGCTGTCCCAGGAGGCGATCCTGGCCTCGCGGAAGGTGCTCATCGAGCACTCCCGGGCCGCCGCGCACGAGTTGTCGCAGCTGTTCCGGGGCGAGGTGGCACAACGCGGCGCACAGGACGTGAGATCACTGTCCGCGCACATGGAACCCCTGGTCGTGCAGGCCCTGCTGACGACGTTCCAGCGGTCGCTGCGGGAGGAGCTGCGGGAGTGGACGTCAGAGGTGGGCGGGGCTTCCTGA
- a CDS encoding amino acid permease: MSKDAVHAAQAASRTAVTPPPADAGDAGYSKDLKARHVNMIAIGGAIGTGLFLGAGGRLHTAGPALALAYLVCGVFAFFVVRALGELVLYRPSSGSFVSYAREFLGEKGAYVAGWMYFLNWSTTGIADITAIALYTHYWSLFTDIPQWTLALIALAVVLAVNLISVKIFGEMEFWFAIIKVATLVGFMLIGIFLLATGHEVGGQTPGVGVITDNGGVLPHGLLPVVLVMQGVIFAYAALELVGVAAGETAEPEKVVPRAVNSIMWRVGLFYVGSVVLLALLLPGSLYSADESPFVTVLSKIGVPAAGDVMNLVVLTAAMSSLNSGLYSTGRILRSMATAGSAPRFTARMNRSQVPYGGILLTCAVCVLGVGLNYLMPSQAFEIVLNIASLGVISTWVIIMVCHLVLVRRARAGLLTRPSFRLPFSPATEITTIAFLLACLGMMWNDPEVGRRTLLLVPVIGALLVAGWFGIRRRVERTTDRELTDLTD, from the coding sequence GTGAGCAAGGACGCCGTGCACGCGGCACAGGCCGCCTCCCGCACCGCCGTGACCCCGCCGCCCGCAGACGCGGGCGACGCCGGCTACAGCAAGGACCTCAAGGCCCGCCACGTCAACATGATCGCCATCGGCGGCGCGATCGGCACCGGCCTCTTCCTCGGCGCCGGAGGACGCCTCCACACCGCGGGCCCGGCGCTGGCGCTGGCCTACCTGGTCTGCGGCGTCTTCGCCTTCTTCGTCGTCCGGGCCCTGGGCGAGCTGGTCCTCTACCGCCCCTCCTCGGGCTCCTTCGTGTCGTACGCGCGCGAGTTCCTCGGCGAGAAGGGCGCGTACGTCGCCGGCTGGATGTACTTCCTGAACTGGTCGACCACCGGCATCGCCGACATCACCGCGATCGCGCTCTACACGCACTACTGGAGCCTGTTCACCGACATCCCCCAGTGGACGCTGGCGCTCATCGCCCTTGCCGTCGTGCTGGCCGTGAACCTGATCTCGGTGAAGATCTTCGGCGAGATGGAGTTCTGGTTCGCCATCATCAAGGTCGCCACACTCGTCGGCTTCATGCTGATCGGCATCTTCCTGCTGGCCACCGGGCACGAGGTGGGCGGGCAGACGCCGGGCGTGGGCGTGATCACCGACAACGGCGGCGTCCTCCCGCACGGCCTCCTGCCGGTCGTCCTGGTCATGCAGGGCGTGATCTTCGCGTACGCCGCGCTGGAGCTCGTCGGTGTCGCGGCGGGGGAGACGGCCGAGCCGGAGAAGGTCGTCCCGCGCGCGGTGAACTCGATCATGTGGCGGGTGGGTCTGTTCTACGTCGGCTCGGTCGTCCTGCTGGCCCTGCTCCTGCCGGGATCGCTCTACTCGGCCGACGAGAGCCCCTTCGTCACGGTCCTGTCGAAGATCGGGGTCCCGGCGGCGGGTGACGTGATGAACCTGGTCGTCCTGACGGCGGCGATGTCCTCGCTGAACTCGGGCCTGTACTCCACGGGCCGCATCCTGCGCTCGATGGCGACGGCGGGTTCGGCCCCGAGGTTCACGGCCCGCATGAACCGCAGCCAGGTCCCCTACGGCGGCATTCTGCTGACCTGCGCGGTGTGCGTGCTGGGCGTCGGCCTGAACTACCTCATGCCGAGTCAGGCCTTCGAGATCGTGCTGAACATCGCCTCCCTCGGTGTCATCAGCACCTGGGTGATCATCATGGTCTGCCACCTGGTCCTCGTCCGCCGGGCCCGCGCCGGCCTGCTGACCCGCCCCTCCTTCCGCCTCCCCTTCAGCCCGGCCACGGAGATCACCACGATCGCCTTCCTCCTGGCCTGCCTGGGCATGATGTGGAACGACCCCGAGGTCGGCCGCAGGACGCTCCTGCTGGTCCCGGTGATCGGGGCCCTCCTGGTGGCGGGCTGGTTCGGCATCCGCCGCAGGGTCGAACGGACGACGGACCGCGAGCTGACCGACCTCACTGACTGA
- a CDS encoding macro domain-containing protein, whose protein sequence is MGEIKYIRGDATAPSVKGTKLIAHVCNDLGGWGKGFVVAVSRRWPEPEAAYRAWHRERASTDFGLGAVQFVQVEKYVWVANMIGQRGTRSGSKGVPVRYEAIDVALGRLADKAVELKASVHMPRIGCGLAGGKWSRVEPLIIERLVKRDLPVTVYDHGED, encoded by the coding sequence ATGGGGGAGATCAAGTACATCCGAGGCGACGCCACCGCTCCGTCGGTGAAGGGCACCAAGCTGATCGCGCACGTCTGCAACGACCTCGGGGGCTGGGGCAAGGGCTTCGTCGTCGCGGTGTCGCGCAGATGGCCCGAGCCGGAGGCCGCCTACCGCGCCTGGCACCGGGAGCGCGCGTCGACCGACTTCGGGCTGGGCGCCGTGCAGTTCGTGCAGGTCGAGAAGTATGTCTGGGTGGCCAACATGATCGGACAGCGGGGGACACGGAGCGGCAGCAAGGGCGTCCCGGTCCGATACGAGGCGATCGACGTGGCTCTGGGCCGCCTGGCCGACAAGGCCGTGGAACTCAAGGCGTCCGTGCACATGCCACGGATAGGGTGCGGGCTGGCCGGGGGGAAGTGGTCCCGAGTGGAGCCGCTGATCATCGAGCGCCTGGTGAAGCGAGACCTCCCCGTCACCGTCTACGACCACGGGGAGGACTGA
- a CDS encoding M1 family metallopeptidase yields the protein MHRRLIAPGAFAAASLMLAIPASAAGFSPGAPGIGDPYYPDYGNGGYDVSHYDLRLKYQPATDELEGTATLLARTTQDLSRFDLDFLLDVSEVRVNGAKASFSTSGEHELQITPKSPLAKGTSVTVVVRYSGVPSSKQAYGFTSWHRTPDGGVGANEPEAAWWWFPSNDHPLDKATYDVSVLVPDGSQAISNGTLQSTSSRLGWTRWNWRSAKPQATYLATLAVGRFDLTTGTTDGGIPVVNAYSKDLGANSGAARAGVERTGEIADWLSGYFGPYPFDALGGYVPNTTTGYALETQTRPFYSPRQFANGSNTSVVVHELAHQWYGDLVSVRGWKDIWINEGFARYAQWLWSEHEDEGTAQELADYVYASHPADDVFWTVRPGDPGPENQFDIAVYDRGALALQALRNEIGDEAFFAVLKGWPQKYAYGNASVADFRKYAEEVSGRPLAALFDTWLFQPSKPGAPAARGASIARSAEASVRPESWRKIAATNDVHEHEH from the coding sequence GTGCACCGCAGACTCATCGCACCGGGCGCTTTCGCGGCGGCCTCCCTGATGCTGGCGATCCCGGCGTCGGCGGCGGGCTTCTCCCCCGGCGCCCCGGGAATCGGCGACCCCTACTACCCGGACTACGGCAACGGCGGCTACGACGTCTCCCATTACGACCTGCGGCTGAAGTACCAGCCGGCGACGGACGAACTGGAAGGCACGGCCACCCTCCTGGCACGCACCACGCAGGATCTGTCCCGGTTCGATCTGGACTTTCTCCTCGACGTGAGCGAGGTGCGGGTCAACGGCGCGAAGGCCTCTTTCAGCACCTCGGGCGAGCACGAGCTGCAGATCACGCCCAAGTCGCCGCTGGCCAAGGGCACTTCGGTGACGGTCGTGGTCCGCTACAGCGGGGTGCCTTCGTCGAAGCAGGCGTACGGCTTCACCAGCTGGCACCGCACTCCCGACGGCGGGGTCGGGGCGAACGAGCCCGAGGCCGCCTGGTGGTGGTTCCCGAGCAACGACCACCCGCTCGACAAGGCCACCTACGACGTGTCGGTCCTGGTGCCGGACGGCAGCCAGGCCATCTCCAACGGCACGCTCCAGTCCACGAGTTCACGCCTCGGCTGGACCCGCTGGAACTGGCGCTCCGCCAAGCCGCAGGCCACCTATCTGGCGACCCTGGCCGTCGGTCGCTTCGACCTCACGACCGGCACGACCGACGGCGGCATTCCGGTCGTCAACGCCTACAGCAAGGACCTCGGCGCCAACTCCGGCGCCGCGCGCGCCGGCGTCGAGCGGACCGGGGAGATCGCCGACTGGCTGAGCGGGTACTTCGGGCCGTACCCCTTCGACGCGCTCGGCGGGTACGTGCCGAACACCACTACCGGGTACGCGCTGGAGACGCAGACGCGGCCCTTCTACAGCCCGCGCCAGTTCGCGAACGGCTCCAACACCTCCGTCGTCGTGCACGAGCTGGCCCACCAGTGGTACGGCGATCTGGTGTCCGTGCGCGGATGGAAGGACATCTGGATCAACGAGGGCTTCGCGCGGTACGCGCAGTGGCTGTGGTCCGAGCACGAGGACGAGGGGACCGCGCAGGAACTCGCCGACTACGTGTACGCCTCGCACCCGGCCGACGACGTGTTCTGGACGGTGCGGCCGGGGGACCCCGGGCCGGAGAACCAGTTCGACATCGCCGTCTACGACCGGGGCGCGCTGGCCCTGCAGGCGCTGCGCAACGAGATCGGTGACGAGGCGTTCTTCGCGGTGCTGAAGGGCTGGCCGCAGAAGTACGCGTACGGCAACGCGTCCGTCGCCGACTTCCGGAAGTACGCCGAGGAGGTGTCGGGCCGGCCGTTGGCGGCGCTCTTCGACACCTGGCTGTTCCAGCCGTCGAAGCCGGGGGCACCGGCGGCGCGGGGCGCGTCGATCGCGAGGTCCGCGGAGGCCTCCGTACGGCCTGAGTCGTGGAGGAAGATCGCGGCAACGAACGACGTGCACGAGCACGAGCACTAG
- a CDS encoding Xaa-Pro dipeptidyl-peptidase yields the protein MSIRTRFTIWRPLATAAAATAALLATFLTPATALAQAAPRESQPVYSYENAVREAVWVDTRLDGDGDGRTDRVAVDIVRPREPAQQGRKVPVIMDASPYYSCCGRGNESQLKTYDANGNVVQMPLFYDNYFVPRGYAFVGVDLAGTNRSNGCVDVGGRSDIQSAKAVVDWLNGRATAYTSRTGTAKAKAGWTNGRTGMIGKSWDGTIANGVAATGVEGLKTIVPISAISTWYDYYFSKGAPLYDSGPDWLSDYVDSPDARAKCAAVQQKLVDQAPRTGDLTPLWTERDYVKDARKVKASVFLVHGMQDLNVRLQHVGPWWDALAKNGVERKIWLSQTGHVDPFDFRRTAWVDTLHRWFDHELLGYDNGIDREPMADIERHPDQWVTSKSWPPRGTSAATLRPAKGALPGVGTLGLTKAKGTETFTDDPALSETDWAARIDTSTPEKAGFTTGTLTRDLRLSGASKVTVTATPTTSTAHLSAVLVDLGPDTIRDYAASGEGITTLTDRTCWGAGTTGDSGCFKQTRAKTAAVDYTVVSRGWADLGNYASDKKGVPLTPGRAYTITLDLGATDHVVPAGHRLALIVAGTDKDLIDPPSTKPTLTIDLARTSARVQLVGGAAAFAHATKGAETAVPRGTAALDGVRAPRTAHRVPEGG from the coding sequence ATGTCGATACGCACGCGCTTCACGATCTGGAGACCGCTCGCGACCGCCGCCGCGGCCACCGCCGCCCTGCTGGCGACCTTCCTCACGCCCGCGACCGCACTGGCGCAGGCCGCCCCGAGGGAGAGTCAACCCGTCTACTCGTACGAGAACGCCGTCCGCGAGGCCGTCTGGGTGGACACCCGGCTCGACGGAGACGGCGACGGAAGGACGGACCGCGTCGCCGTCGACATCGTCCGGCCCCGCGAACCGGCCCAGCAGGGCCGCAAGGTCCCGGTCATCATGGACGCCAGCCCGTACTACTCCTGCTGCGGCCGCGGCAACGAGAGCCAGCTGAAGACGTACGACGCGAACGGCAACGTCGTCCAGATGCCGCTGTTCTACGACAACTACTTCGTGCCCCGCGGCTATGCCTTCGTCGGCGTCGACCTCGCCGGCACCAACCGCTCCAACGGCTGCGTCGACGTCGGCGGCCGCTCCGACATCCAGTCGGCCAAAGCGGTCGTCGACTGGCTCAACGGCCGGGCCACCGCCTACACGAGCCGCACCGGCACCGCGAAGGCCAAGGCCGGCTGGACCAACGGCAGAACCGGCATGATCGGCAAGAGCTGGGACGGCACCATCGCCAACGGCGTCGCCGCCACCGGTGTCGAGGGCCTGAAGACCATCGTCCCGATCAGCGCCATCTCCACCTGGTACGACTACTACTTCTCCAAGGGCGCCCCGCTCTACGACTCCGGCCCCGACTGGCTCTCCGACTACGTCGACAGCCCCGACGCCCGAGCCAAGTGCGCCGCCGTCCAGCAGAAGCTCGTCGACCAGGCACCGCGCACCGGCGACCTGACCCCGCTGTGGACCGAGCGCGACTACGTGAAGGACGCCAGGAAGGTCAAGGCGAGCGTCTTCCTCGTGCACGGCATGCAGGACCTCAACGTCCGCCTCCAGCACGTCGGTCCGTGGTGGGACGCCCTCGCGAAGAACGGCGTCGAGCGCAAGATCTGGCTCTCCCAGACCGGGCACGTCGACCCCTTCGACTTCCGCCGCACGGCATGGGTCGACACCCTGCACCGCTGGTTCGACCACGAACTCCTCGGCTACGACAACGGCATCGACCGCGAGCCCATGGCCGACATCGAACGCCACCCCGATCAGTGGGTCACCTCGAAGTCCTGGCCGCCGCGCGGCACTTCGGCGGCCACTCTGCGCCCCGCGAAGGGCGCCCTTCCGGGCGTGGGCACCCTCGGCCTGACCAAGGCCAAGGGCACCGAGACCTTCACCGACGACCCGGCGCTCAGCGAGACCGACTGGGCCGCCCGGATCGACACCTCGACCCCCGAGAAAGCGGGCTTCACCACCGGCACCCTCACCAGGGACCTCCGCCTGTCCGGCGCCTCCAAGGTGACCGTCACCGCGACCCCGACCACCTCGACCGCGCACCTCTCCGCCGTACTCGTCGACCTGGGCCCCGACACCATCCGTGACTACGCGGCCTCGGGCGAAGGCATCACCACCCTCACCGACCGCACCTGCTGGGGCGCCGGCACCACCGGCGACAGCGGCTGCTTCAAGCAGACGCGGGCGAAGACCGCCGCGGTCGACTACACGGTGGTCAGCCGCGGCTGGGCCGACCTCGGCAACTACGCCTCGGACAAGAAGGGCGTCCCGCTCACCCCGGGCCGGGCCTACACCATCACCCTCGACCTCGGCGCCACGGACCACGTGGTCCCGGCGGGCCACCGTCTCGCCCTGATCGTCGCAGGCACCGACAAGGACCTCATCGACCCGCCCTCCACCAAGCCCACCCTGACGATCGACCTCGCCCGCACCTCGGCCCGCGTCCAGCTGGTCGGCGGCGCCGCCGCGTTCGCGCACGCCACGAAGGGCGCCGAGACCGCCGTACCCCGTGGGACGGCGGCCCTCGACGGCGTCCGGGCCCCGCGGACCGCCCACCGCGTCCCGGAGGGAGGATGA